In Candidatus Hydrogenedentota bacterium, a genomic segment contains:
- a CDS encoding SWF/SNF helicase family protein, protein EIQAIKKIAEKHAGAGGVRLLWGDTKQGDRGQVVEDFQKDPDVRVFIAQTQTGGVGITLTAADTMIFYSLDYSYGNHAQAMARIHRIGQKFPVTYIYLLASGTIDEAVYETLQGKRSMAEFVLDRGVDGVAGMI, encoded by the coding sequence GGAGATACAAGCGATCAAGAAAATCGCTGAAAAGCACGCAGGGGCAGGCGGCGTAAGGCTGCTGTGGGGCGACACCAAGCAGGGCGACAGGGGACAGGTCGTTGAGGATTTTCAAAAAGACCCCGATGTGCGGGTGTTTATAGCCCAGACGCAGACAGGCGGCGTGGGGATAACCCTGACGGCCGCGGACACGATGATATTCTACTCGTTAGATTACTCCTACGGGAACCACGCACAGGCGATGGCGCGTATCCACCGCATAGGACAGAAGTTCCCCGTCACTTATATTTACTTGCTGGCGTCCGGCACAATCGATGAGGCGGTGTACGAGACGCTCCAAGGTAAGCGGTCGATGGCAGAGTTCGTCCTCGACAGGGGCGTTGATGGCGTAGCGGGTATGATTTAA